The Natronoarchaeum philippinense genome has a window encoding:
- a CDS encoding ABC transporter substrate-binding protein: MSADNPGDGGERAASHRRQVLKGIAGAGAASLAGCFGSGSDSSDSSRLRVEMGNQPNQINYNPYGQQTPGVLNKIIFEQGARWYADEEQWVPLLVENWEYPSTVQSGATVRFDLYDGYTWFNGDSYTAEDFVGQMRWRKVNNDGVWEFLDGVEQTGEHTVEMTLAEKIDTRLFENALFGMGDAPTNWKFKFDVFRDYLERMESAESDEDRSAILQELAETSFSLEEVKEKGLGNGPFIPSEATANQLLLEKYEDYENPHISADDIEFDTMEALPLQGPQEKLRSLRNNEVDALHNVAFNSSQANQIPDNYESVRFYSHSGESISFNCRRAPLDNQRVRWALSNVLRARHDTLMQNLPLSDVNKEAVNLSAGMSQPLINEWLGDVKDQFMQFDGGTERAAELLRGEGFTREDGTWYKPNGEQFTLTFRDAGFHSNRTQTASRILSNFGVETEAIIVEATTYFGQTIPQRNYDLTNWWVGQSAPLPYEGFQNHLINEAWVTAYPLGVPSASEWNGEGTSEFIMEVPPIGEPEGELREVNLRDHLQAIARGQSKEEQRPHIQELAWFWNWMDASWGPWTLYIASEYYDTGDWSWPDADSSIMQTPSVQDWPVRQGYPTPSE, from the coding sequence ATGTCAGCCGACAACCCCGGCGACGGTGGGGAGCGTGCAGCCTCCCACCGTCGGCAGGTGCTGAAAGGTATCGCAGGCGCTGGTGCGGCCTCTCTCGCCGGCTGTTTCGGAAGCGGCAGTGACAGCTCCGATTCGAGCCGACTTCGCGTCGAGATGGGCAACCAGCCGAACCAGATCAACTACAACCCCTACGGGCAACAGACACCTGGCGTCCTGAACAAGATCATCTTCGAACAGGGCGCCCGATGGTACGCCGACGAGGAGCAGTGGGTGCCCCTGCTCGTCGAGAACTGGGAGTACCCCTCGACGGTGCAGTCGGGAGCGACCGTCCGGTTCGATCTCTACGATGGCTACACGTGGTTCAACGGCGACTCGTACACAGCCGAGGACTTCGTCGGCCAGATGCGCTGGCGCAAGGTGAACAACGACGGCGTCTGGGAGTTCCTCGACGGCGTCGAACAGACGGGCGAGCACACAGTCGAGATGACGCTTGCTGAGAAGATCGACACTCGCCTATTCGAGAACGCCCTGTTCGGGATGGGCGACGCGCCGACCAACTGGAAGTTCAAATTCGACGTATTCAGAGACTACCTCGAACGGATGGAAAGCGCCGAATCTGACGAGGATCGGAGTGCCATCCTTCAGGAGCTCGCCGAAACGAGCTTTTCGCTCGAGGAGGTCAAAGAGAAGGGGCTCGGCAACGGCCCGTTCATACCGTCTGAGGCGACCGCCAATCAGTTGCTCCTCGAAAAGTACGAGGACTACGAGAACCCCCACATTTCGGCAGACGACATCGAATTCGACACGATGGAGGCGCTGCCGCTTCAGGGGCCCCAAGAGAAACTCCGATCGCTACGCAACAACGAAGTCGACGCGCTTCACAACGTGGCGTTCAACTCGTCGCAGGCCAACCAGATCCCGGACAACTACGAGTCCGTCAGATTCTACAGCCACAGCGGCGAGTCGATTTCGTTCAACTGCCGACGGGCGCCGCTGGACAACCAGCGAGTGCGCTGGGCGCTCTCGAACGTGCTCCGCGCGCGCCACGATACGCTGATGCAGAACCTACCGCTCTCCGATGTCAACAAGGAGGCGGTCAACCTCTCGGCGGGGATGTCTCAGCCGCTCATCAACGAGTGGCTCGGCGACGTCAAAGACCAGTTCATGCAGTTCGACGGCGGGACCGAGCGCGCCGCCGAACTCCTCCGCGGTGAAGGGTTCACTCGGGAGGACGGCACGTGGTACAAGCCCAACGGCGAGCAGTTCACGCTCACCTTCCGAGACGCCGGGTTCCACAGCAACCGAACCCAGACTGCCTCGCGAATCCTGAGCAACTTCGGCGTCGAGACCGAAGCTATCATCGTCGAAGCTACGACGTACTTCGGCCAGACGATCCCGCAGCGAAACTACGACCTCACAAACTGGTGGGTCGGACAGTCTGCACCGCTCCCGTACGAAGGGTTCCAGAACCACCTCATCAACGAAGCGTGGGTGACCGCGTATCCCCTCGGCGTTCCGTCCGCTTCTGAGTGGAACGGTGAAGGAACGAGCGAGTTCATCATGGAAGTCCCGCCGATCGGGGAGCCCGAGGGTGAACTCCGGGAGGTCAACCTCAGAGATCACCTGCAGGCAATCGCTCGCGGTCAGTCCAAAGAGGAACAGCGCCCGCACATCCAAGAGCTCGCGTGGTTCTGGAACTGGATGGACGCCTCTTGGGGCCCGTGGACGCTGTACATCGCCTCCGAGTACTACGACACTGGGGACTGGAGCTGGCCCGACGCCGACAGTTCGATCATGCAGACGCCGAGCGTGCAGGATTGGCCTGTCCGACAGGGGTACCCGACTCCCAGCGAGTGA